In Litoribrevibacter albus, a single window of DNA contains:
- a CDS encoding pirin family protein, producing MSKLQVFQARSASDGAGVKINRVSHMTNPTIMDPFLMLDEIYSDQAEDYIEGFPPHPHRGFETVTVMLKGQMRHQDHLGNNGLIGSGGGQWMTTGRGVIHSEMPEQDDGLLHGFQLWLNLPAKDKLQPARYKDMQAGDWFETELDGLTIRGLGGTLVINGHTFQAPIDSGKTQASVFTLAGRSGDELEVSHPNNQKFFVYVYQGAIQVQDTTYQRGSLLILDDTKQVNLAMTEDSGLLVLSGQPLNEPVAQYGPFVMNTMDEVEQALRDYRNDNFV from the coding sequence ATGTCAAAGCTACAAGTATTTCAGGCTAGGTCTGCCTCCGATGGGGCGGGCGTAAAAATTAATCGGGTGTCACACATGACGAATCCGACCATTATGGACCCGTTTTTGATGCTGGATGAAATCTATTCAGATCAGGCAGAGGATTACATCGAAGGGTTTCCTCCACATCCTCATCGGGGATTCGAGACCGTCACCGTAATGCTCAAAGGGCAAATGCGTCACCAGGATCACCTAGGGAATAATGGCCTGATTGGTTCCGGTGGTGGGCAGTGGATGACCACAGGGCGTGGTGTGATTCACTCTGAGATGCCGGAGCAAGACGATGGTTTGCTGCATGGATTTCAGTTGTGGTTGAACTTGCCAGCGAAAGATAAGTTACAACCTGCAAGATATAAAGACATGCAAGCCGGTGACTGGTTTGAAACTGAGCTGGATGGTTTGACGATCAGAGGCTTGGGTGGAACATTGGTCATTAATGGTCACACTTTTCAGGCCCCCATTGATTCCGGGAAGACACAAGCATCGGTGTTTACCCTTGCAGGTCGATCTGGCGATGAGCTAGAGGTCAGTCATCCAAATAACCAAAAGTTTTTTGTCTACGTCTATCAGGGGGCTATTCAGGTTCAAGATACAACCTACCAACGAGGCAGTTTGTTGATTCTGGATGACACAAAGCAGGTGAACCTGGCCATGACGGAAGACAGTGGACTGTTGGTGTTGTCCGGGCAACCTCTGAACGAGCCTGTTGCTCAATATGGGCCATTTGTTATGAATACCATGGACGAGGTGGAACAAGCACTTCGGGATTATCGTAACGATAATTTTGTTTAG
- a CDS encoding FMN-dependent NADH-azoreductase, translating to MAKALVIKSSVFSGQGESSKLVDHTIETLKNEIPGVEIIERDLGLEPIDHLSGATTAAFFAENPAELSEDQQAALALSNALIEELKSVDYLVLGVPMYNFGIPSTLKAWIDHVARAGVTFRYTENGPEGLVSNVKKTIITAARGGMYKGTPKDTQTNYLKDVLAFLGINNVEFVYAEALNMGEKEAAVQQAQKDINAIVEAL from the coding sequence ATGGCTAAGGCACTAGTAATCAAGAGTTCAGTTTTTTCCGGTCAGGGCGAATCTTCTAAATTGGTGGATCACACCATCGAGACGTTGAAGAATGAAATTCCTGGGGTTGAGATCATCGAGCGCGATTTGGGATTAGAACCTATCGATCACTTGAGTGGTGCAACCACCGCTGCATTTTTCGCAGAGAATCCAGCTGAGTTATCGGAAGATCAACAAGCGGCATTGGCATTGTCGAATGCACTGATTGAAGAGTTGAAGTCGGTTGATTATTTGGTACTGGGTGTGCCTATGTATAACTTCGGTATTCCTTCCACATTAAAAGCCTGGATCGATCATGTAGCTCGTGCCGGAGTCACTTTCCGTTATACCGAAAATGGCCCGGAAGGTTTGGTCTCAAACGTTAAGAAAACGATCATTACCGCTGCGCGTGGTGGCATGTATAAAGGCACGCCAAAGGATACTCAAACAAACTATCTAAAAGATGTGTTGGCGTTCTTGGGCATCAATAATGTGGAGTTTGTGTACGCAGAAGCGCTGAATATGGGTGAGAAAGAAGCGGCAGTACAGCAAGCGCAGAAAGACATCAACGCTATCGTTGAGGCGCTGTAA
- a CDS encoding LysR family transcriptional regulator translates to MPKVTLDQWKMFHAVIEHGGYAQAAEKLFKSQSTITYGIQKLQEQLGTKVLTIKGRKAVLTDAGEVLLRRSKTLLREADELERVASSLSQGWEAQINIVMDAIFPTCIVTEALNKLASITPDTRIEFRETVLSGTNEALIDGTADLAITGTVPQGFLGEPLLNVKFQPVAHPDHPLHQSGQPVSLQDLKRERQLVTMDSGRKRVDSGWLGAEQRWSVNQMSIAIDQVSQGLGFAWLPVTRIRNQLEQGILKPLPLKDGGERYVQSYLVFKDPDQAGPGTLKLAELLTEICNAPNCQNKDA, encoded by the coding sequence ATGCCCAAGGTAACACTTGATCAGTGGAAAATGTTTCATGCAGTCATTGAACACGGTGGTTACGCCCAAGCCGCCGAAAAACTTTTCAAAAGTCAGTCGACCATTACGTATGGCATCCAGAAGTTACAAGAACAGCTGGGTACAAAAGTACTGACAATTAAAGGCAGAAAGGCTGTTTTAACCGATGCCGGCGAAGTGTTACTCAGACGTTCCAAGACCTTATTACGGGAAGCCGATGAGTTAGAGCGCGTAGCCTCCAGTCTGTCTCAAGGCTGGGAAGCTCAAATTAATATCGTTATGGACGCCATTTTCCCGACCTGCATTGTCACTGAAGCCCTCAATAAACTGGCGTCAATCACGCCAGATACTCGTATTGAATTCCGAGAGACTGTTCTTTCCGGCACCAATGAAGCGCTGATTGATGGCACCGCCGATCTGGCGATCACAGGTACGGTGCCTCAAGGCTTTCTAGGGGAGCCATTGCTAAATGTAAAATTCCAACCGGTAGCTCACCCGGATCATCCGTTGCATCAATCCGGTCAGCCGGTGTCCTTGCAAGATCTAAAACGCGAACGTCAACTGGTGACCATGGACTCCGGCCGTAAGCGAGTAGATTCCGGTTGGTTGGGTGCAGAGCAACGCTGGTCGGTAAACCAAATGAGCATCGCCATCGACCAGGTAAGTCAGGGCTTAGGGTTTGCCTGGCTGCCTGTCACCCGAATTCGCAATCAGTTAGAACAAGGTATTCTCAAACCTTTACCGTTGAAAGATGGCGGCGAGCGTTATGTGCAAAGCTATTTGGTGTTTAAAGATCCGGATCAGGCAGGCCCAGGTACATTAAAGCTGGCCGAACTGCTGACTGAGATCTGTAATGCCCCGAACTGCCAAAATAAAGACGCCTGA
- a CDS encoding type VI secretion system amidase effector protein Tae4 encodes MIKFDDLWEAHATISDVDTPCMVDGKPAFSNQCAIRVGNALALCGFDTTTLPGAEHCWHHPKSEGHILRAEQLANALQKHRPSSFAEGVSIPVADFKDHIEDQQGIIFFKDYWLRNSDAPDQPTGDHIDLWNGSRLTDWTSWIRINMGLSIEGVWSDFEASQKIIFWKALK; translated from the coding sequence ATGATCAAGTTCGACGATTTATGGGAAGCACACGCCACCATCAGTGATGTAGATACGCCATGTATGGTCGATGGCAAACCCGCCTTTTCCAACCAATGCGCCATTAGAGTAGGTAATGCCCTGGCCCTCTGCGGCTTTGATACCACAACCTTACCAGGTGCCGAGCACTGCTGGCATCACCCAAAATCCGAAGGCCATATTTTACGTGCAGAGCAATTAGCTAATGCTTTACAGAAGCATCGCCCCTCCTCCTTTGCAGAAGGAGTGAGCATTCCGGTTGCCGACTTTAAGGATCATATTGAAGATCAACAGGGCATCATTTTCTTTAAAGATTATTGGTTACGAAATTCCGACGCCCCCGACCAGCCAACCGGTGATCACATTGATTTATGGAACGGTTCAAGGTTAACAGATTGGACTTCCTGGATTCGAATCAACATGGGGCTTTCCATTGAAGGTGTCTGGTCTGATTTTGAAGCTTCACAAAAAATCATCTTTTGGAAAGCGCTGAAATGA
- a CDS encoding HPP family protein: MNNFLLAIFAGIGAALAIGVLAYSDAEVSSVVLIMAPFGATTVLVFGVPDSPLAQPKNVIFGHLITAFIGVFFTQLVGVTPLTLAIATGLAVSAMLLTKTTHPPAGANPLLIMLTGQSWLFLLTPVLVGAVVIVLVGKMMKRLQGTLVSS; this comes from the coding sequence ATGAACAACTTTCTGTTGGCAATATTTGCTGGTATTGGCGCTGCGCTGGCCATCGGTGTACTTGCCTATTCCGACGCGGAAGTGTCTTCTGTGGTATTAATCATGGCGCCATTCGGCGCAACAACGGTGCTTGTTTTTGGTGTGCCGGACAGTCCATTGGCTCAGCCAAAGAATGTGATTTTCGGGCACTTAATTACCGCTTTTATCGGCGTGTTCTTTACTCAGTTGGTTGGCGTGACGCCTCTGACATTAGCTATTGCCACCGGGCTTGCCGTGAGCGCAATGCTACTCACGAAAACAACGCATCCACCGGCAGGGGCGAATCCGTTATTAATCATGCTGACGGGGCAAAGCTGGCTGTTTTTACTGACGCCGGTTTTAGTTGGCGCAGTGGTAATCGTGCTGGTGGGTAAAATGATGAAACGGCTGCAAGGTACTTTAGTGTCATCTTAA
- a CDS encoding TetR/AcrR family transcriptional regulator: MSDKRQHLVDTALKLFYEKGIHSIGINEILKVAGVAKKTLYTHFESKEALLLAALKQRDEIFVQWLDNRLAGAETNQQTVEKVFNALEEWFSGAAPELGDFRGCFFVNTSAEFSDPNSDISLYCQAHKQRVRELIKTHMPFSNTPLLDAICLLKEGAINTAYVEHDPSTPRKCIKLLNTLGNLEGADS, translated from the coding sequence ATGAGTGACAAGCGCCAACATCTGGTCGATACCGCACTGAAGCTGTTCTATGAGAAAGGGATCCATTCCATTGGTATCAATGAAATTCTGAAAGTGGCCGGAGTTGCCAAGAAAACGCTCTACACACACTTTGAAAGCAAAGAAGCCTTGCTATTAGCAGCGCTAAAACAACGAGATGAGATCTTTGTTCAGTGGTTGGACAACAGACTTGCTGGCGCAGAAACCAACCAACAGACGGTTGAAAAAGTATTCAATGCTCTAGAAGAATGGTTCTCAGGCGCAGCACCAGAACTGGGGGATTTTAGAGGGTGTTTCTTCGTTAATACATCGGCCGAATTCAGTGATCCGAACAGCGACATTTCCCTGTATTGCCAAGCACATAAGCAACGCGTAAGAGAGTTAATCAAAACGCATATGCCCTTTTCCAATACGCCGTTACTGGATGCCATCTGCCTCTTGAAAGAAGGTGCCATCAATACCGCGTACGTGGAGCATGATCCTTCCACCCCACGTAAGTGTATTAAGCTCTTAAATACGCTTGGAAACCTTGAAGGCGCTGATTCCTGA
- a CDS encoding TetR/AcrR family transcriptional regulator → MSEETSFPLKKQPVQKRSQFMVSAIKEAAARVLKDQGVDGFNTNTVAEIAGVSIGSLYQYFGSKEVLIAEVKRAHFKELRSLFAQVQQNLKTDRLQEMVDAFIDASVQGHLIDPELHRVLSQDLNHFQVKENDSSEESILCKVESALSHYQTQLRPGLDVSVAAQMVYTLVENTVHDLVLNTNDQTKMALMITELKHIVLVYLQGETSVSR, encoded by the coding sequence ATGTCGGAAGAAACGAGTTTTCCCCTTAAAAAACAACCAGTTCAGAAACGCTCACAGTTCATGGTGTCGGCCATTAAAGAAGCGGCTGCTCGTGTTTTGAAGGATCAGGGCGTAGATGGATTCAATACCAATACCGTGGCAGAGATAGCGGGTGTCAGTATCGGTTCGCTCTATCAGTACTTCGGATCAAAAGAGGTACTGATTGCCGAAGTGAAACGAGCGCACTTTAAGGAACTCAGGTCCTTATTTGCTCAAGTACAACAAAACCTGAAAACGGATCGGTTACAGGAAATGGTGGATGCCTTTATCGATGCCAGTGTTCAAGGCCATCTGATTGACCCTGAATTGCATCGCGTATTAAGTCAGGATTTAAACCATTTTCAGGTGAAGGAAAACGACAGCAGTGAGGAGTCCATCCTCTGTAAAGTGGAAAGTGCACTAAGTCATTATCAAACTCAGTTGAGACCGGGGTTAGATGTCTCAGTCGCGGCACAAATGGTTTATACCCTGGTAGAAAATACCGTGCATGACTTGGTGTTGAACACCAACGATCAGACGAAGATGGCGCTGATGATTACAGAATTAAAGCACATCGTTTTGGTGTATCTGCAAGGTGAAACCTCGGTTTCGCGTTAG
- a CDS encoding MipA/OmpV family protein, with protein MTFSNTLMADSRFIRLRSTWYGRLHAITPVLILTLANQAQAQNDPQFIILGPALTTEYQGSDEYEAVPMLISKARLFETPIEIEGLTARAELFQHNHWKAGLTTELDFGRDSEVENTAVARMEEIDSALNAGIYLSREVPDLLLNDDALEFRMALFHDLSNAHQGAYGTLSASYELPLILPFKVEFELETTYANEDYMNTYFGVNPTDAAQSGFEDYQASHSFRDISFNTNIGIFTSPNWGGFVRLGVSQLLADAEDSPIVKAGDSTQYFVGLGVFYRLGD; from the coding sequence ATGACCTTCTCGAACACCTTGATGGCTGACTCTCGGTTCATCAGGCTCCGATCAACATGGTATGGCCGCTTACACGCCATAACGCCCGTGCTGATTTTGACTCTGGCTAACCAAGCTCAGGCCCAGAATGACCCTCAGTTCATTATTCTCGGTCCGGCCTTAACGACAGAATACCAAGGCAGTGATGAGTACGAGGCCGTTCCCATGTTGATTTCAAAGGCCCGCCTTTTCGAGACACCGATTGAGATTGAAGGGTTAACCGCTCGGGCTGAACTCTTTCAACACAACCATTGGAAAGCGGGGCTAACCACGGAGCTGGATTTCGGGCGTGATTCCGAAGTCGAGAATACAGCCGTTGCCCGAATGGAAGAAATCGATAGCGCCCTCAATGCGGGAATCTATTTGTCGAGAGAAGTGCCCGATCTTCTGCTGAACGACGACGCCTTAGAGTTTCGCATGGCGCTCTTCCATGATCTCAGCAATGCACACCAAGGCGCTTACGGAACACTTTCCGCGTCCTATGAATTGCCCTTAATACTGCCTTTCAAAGTCGAATTCGAATTGGAAACCACCTACGCCAACGAGGATTACATGAACACCTATTTTGGTGTAAACCCAACGGACGCGGCTCAATCCGGCTTCGAAGACTATCAAGCATCACACTCATTTCGGGACATATCCTTCAATACCAACATCGGAATTTTTACCAGTCCTAACTGGGGCGGGTTTGTGCGCTTGGGCGTCTCTCAGCTATTAGCTGACGCAGAAGACAGCCCCATCGTCAAAGCGGGTGATAGCACTCAATATTTTGTCGGGCTTGGTGTATTTTATCGCTTAGGAGACTGA
- a CDS encoding fumarylacetoacetate hydrolase family protein, with product MKALYLLMAWLPALSVSANTILPLEQGLTLAEIRHQGVTQTIAVLEDNGENIKGINLGSLFNRALSTRSLSPIELYNALGYDKIVQHLTTASKENIKDYPYQQLLSPAGTHSLHYAVGLNYAEHAAEVNQQDKPFTFLKAVKATREEAVSYAPNRLLDYEVEICARPLNSISQALNTTTQPLNSITQPKMKEASFGYFLCGDFTDRARLLNELDLNNLQSGKGFSNAKSSPTYFPTGPYMVIPKNNRQFLADLELSLWLNGQLRQQSNTRHMIWSTERIIEDIFLAQKTGRDTYSENEPDWLPNGQLEPSASILTGTPEGVIMKAPSLWYKIQHGLKYVITGAFLTSDVSIKKYVVNAYIEDLFKEGHFLQEGDQLTLKADWLGTINLTVE from the coding sequence ATGAAAGCACTGTATTTGTTAATGGCTTGGCTGCCTGCGCTCAGCGTGTCAGCCAATACTATCCTTCCCCTTGAGCAAGGGCTGACACTGGCAGAGATCCGTCACCAAGGCGTGACTCAAACCATCGCCGTATTAGAAGATAACGGTGAGAACATAAAAGGCATCAACCTTGGAAGCTTGTTCAACCGAGCTCTTTCGACCCGATCTCTCTCTCCGATTGAGCTCTACAATGCGCTTGGCTATGACAAAATCGTTCAACATCTAACGACCGCATCAAAAGAAAACATCAAAGATTACCCATACCAGCAACTACTGAGCCCGGCAGGAACCCACTCACTGCACTATGCGGTCGGGCTGAACTATGCAGAACACGCTGCGGAAGTAAATCAACAAGACAAACCGTTCACCTTCTTAAAGGCCGTAAAAGCCACCAGAGAAGAGGCCGTTTCATATGCACCTAACCGGCTGCTCGATTACGAAGTGGAAATCTGTGCACGACCACTGAACAGCATTTCACAAGCATTAAACACCACTACACAACCACTAAACAGCATTACACAACCAAAAATGAAAGAAGCCTCCTTTGGCTATTTTCTTTGCGGTGACTTCACCGACAGAGCAAGGCTACTCAATGAACTGGACTTAAATAACCTTCAAAGCGGTAAAGGATTCAGCAATGCCAAAAGCTCTCCGACCTACTTTCCTACTGGCCCTTATATGGTGATCCCGAAAAACAACCGTCAGTTCCTGGCAGACTTGGAATTGTCTCTCTGGCTCAACGGACAACTACGTCAACAGAGCAACACCCGCCACATGATTTGGTCCACAGAAAGAATCATTGAGGATATCTTCCTAGCCCAAAAGACTGGCCGAGATACCTATTCGGAAAACGAACCTGATTGGTTGCCCAACGGTCAGCTTGAACCAAGCGCCAGTATCCTCACAGGTACGCCGGAAGGCGTGATTATGAAAGCACCCAGCCTGTGGTATAAGATCCAACACGGGCTGAAATATGTAATCACAGGGGCTTTCTTAACGTCTGACGTCAGCATCAAAAAATACGTCGTGAACGCCTACATCGAAGACTTGTTTAAAGAGGGTCATTTTTTACAAGAAGGCGATCAATTGACACTGAAAGCCGATTGGTTAGGCACGATTAACTTAACGGTAGAATAG
- a CDS encoding DUF1801 domain-containing protein, producing MSDQTLLLMSLAEQLEDFIQTTVPSAEKVSKYGGVLFTLKPEQKEGQFCGVFIYKEHVQISFSLGAELDDPTGMLEGTGKRRRHVNFKDATDVNYDALEGLINQASLR from the coding sequence ATGAGTGACCAAACCCTGCTTTTGATGTCGCTTGCGGAACAGTTGGAAGACTTTATCCAGACCACTGTGCCCAGCGCTGAAAAAGTATCTAAGTATGGCGGTGTGCTGTTCACCTTAAAGCCGGAACAAAAAGAAGGGCAGTTCTGTGGCGTTTTTATTTATAAAGAACATGTACAGATTTCTTTTAGCCTGGGTGCTGAACTGGATGATCCTACTGGTATGTTAGAGGGCACCGGTAAGCGCCGTCGTCATGTAAATTTTAAAGACGCTACCGATGTGAACTATGACGCTCTGGAAGGTTTGATCAATCAGGCGTCTTTACGTTAA
- a CDS encoding DODA-type extradiol aromatic ring-opening family dioxygenase, producing MTNSGRANSYKALFLSHGGGPMPLLGDVGHLEMVECLQGIVSKIPKPEAIVVVSAHWEAELPTITSGANPSLIYDYYGFPDESYEIQYPCPGNPELAKKIHSLLANAGIASRLDSERGFDHGLFVPMKIMYPEADIPCVQLSLVNSLDPEEHIEIGKALQSLSDDNVLVIGSGFSFHNLKAFFQPESAEIRRLNHEFEEWLLDICGDQECEEDERAEALIRWADAPGARFCHPREEHLIPLHVCYGLAQAPCTERFELKILNKKSSMYLW from the coding sequence ATGACAAACAGCGGTAGGGCGAACAGCTATAAAGCACTATTTCTTTCTCACGGTGGTGGTCCTATGCCTTTATTGGGTGATGTGGGGCATCTGGAAATGGTCGAGTGTCTGCAAGGCATTGTCTCCAAGATCCCTAAACCCGAGGCTATTGTGGTGGTTAGCGCGCATTGGGAGGCCGAGCTGCCAACCATTACGTCAGGGGCCAATCCTTCGCTTATTTATGATTATTATGGGTTTCCGGATGAATCCTATGAGATTCAATATCCATGTCCAGGCAACCCGGAATTAGCAAAAAAGATTCATAGTTTGTTAGCCAATGCAGGTATTGCTTCCCGGCTCGATAGTGAACGCGGGTTTGATCATGGTCTGTTTGTACCGATGAAAATTATGTACCCAGAGGCTGATATCCCGTGTGTGCAACTGTCGTTAGTTAACTCACTGGACCCTGAGGAACATATTGAGATTGGCAAAGCGCTTCAGTCTTTGAGTGACGATAATGTGTTGGTCATCGGTTCCGGGTTTTCTTTCCATAACCTGAAAGCGTTTTTCCAGCCGGAGAGTGCCGAAATTCGACGGTTGAATCATGAGTTTGAGGAATGGTTGTTAGATATTTGTGGGGATCAGGAATGTGAGGAAGATGAGCGGGCTGAAGCGCTCATTCGCTGGGCTGATGCACCAGGAGCGCGTTTTTGTCATCCACGAGAAGAGCATCTGATACCCTTGCATGTGTGTTATGGTTTGGCTCAAGCGCCGTGTACCGAGCGCTTTGAACTCAAAATTCTCAATAAGAAGTCGAGCATGTATCTGTGGTGA
- a CDS encoding lysozyme inhibitor LprI family protein, which yields MHIILSLIFSLSLLFLSFGSVAEDADPCSEMPPECRFNLLYDAVDNELNQTYKAIVSKINSGGFDDFMVDADYIKEGLIKSQRAWLKFRDTNCNAYYRVWSGGTSRNADELLCLSKMTEERTQFLDRLYLQGELMELPAIPSDLKERFQ from the coding sequence ATGCACATAATTCTGTCATTAATATTTTCTCTTTCTTTGTTGTTTTTGTCTTTTGGTTCTGTTGCTGAAGATGCTGATCCGTGTTCGGAGATGCCTCCCGAATGTCGATTTAATCTACTTTATGATGCTGTAGATAACGAGCTTAATCAGACGTATAAAGCCATTGTCAGCAAGATAAATTCAGGCGGTTTTGATGACTTCATGGTGGATGCGGATTACATCAAAGAAGGGTTAATCAAGAGTCAGCGAGCCTGGTTGAAATTCAGAGATACGAACTGCAATGCGTATTACCGCGTTTGGAGTGGTGGCACGTCCAGAAACGCCGATGAGCTTCTCTGCCTAAGCAAAATGACAGAAGAACGTACCCAGTTCTTGGATCGCTTATATCTCCAAGGGGAGTTGATGGAACTGCCTGCTATTCCATCGGATCTGAAAGAACGATTTCAATAG
- the map gene encoding type I methionyl aminopeptidase, producing the protein MTLETEEDLAKLKAIGRIVALTLQKMMKATEPGMTTWELDQIGKKLLESYGANSAPKVTYDFPGYTCISINEEAAHGIPGSRVIKPGDIVNIDVSAEKDGFFGDTGGTFVVPPSNELKDRLIASTQRALSNACVSAKAGNPLNLIGKSIQNVAEQTGFRIIKNLCSHGVGRSLHEEPTEIYGYYEPRDKRRLHEGLVITIEPFLSTKSSFVKEGYDGWTLLGQEGNLSAQFEHTMVITKGKPILLTVA; encoded by the coding sequence ATGACCCTCGAAACAGAAGAAGATTTAGCAAAGCTTAAAGCGATTGGCAGAATCGTTGCGTTGACTCTGCAGAAAATGATGAAAGCCACCGAGCCAGGGATGACCACGTGGGAGCTGGATCAGATTGGTAAGAAGCTTCTTGAAAGTTATGGCGCGAACTCGGCTCCTAAAGTGACGTACGATTTCCCTGGTTATACCTGCATAAGTATTAATGAAGAAGCAGCCCACGGTATTCCTGGCAGTCGTGTGATTAAGCCGGGGGATATTGTCAACATTGATGTGTCGGCTGAAAAAGACGGCTTTTTTGGCGATACAGGTGGAACCTTTGTAGTGCCGCCGAGCAATGAACTTAAAGACCGACTTATTGCTTCGACGCAACGTGCGTTAAGCAATGCCTGTGTTAGCGCAAAAGCCGGAAATCCTCTCAATCTGATTGGTAAGTCAATTCAAAACGTAGCAGAACAGACAGGCTTTCGGATCATTAAAAACCTGTGCAGTCATGGCGTTGGGCGAAGCTTACACGAAGAGCCCACTGAAATTTATGGCTATTACGAGCCTCGTGATAAGAGACGACTGCATGAAGGTTTGGTGATTACCATTGAGCCTTTTTTATCTACAAAAAGCAGCTTCGTTAAAGAAGGTTATGATGGTTGGACCTTGCTTGGTCAGGAAGGCAACTTGTCGGCGCAGTTTGAACACACGATGGTCATTACCAAAGGCAAACCGATATTGCTGACTGTGGCTTAG
- a CDS encoding nuclear transport factor 2 family protein, which produces MNNEQQIQQVITTYFECMYESSAQKAHDAFHPNAMITGYIGGGLQESTVGQFAELVASHQPSPKEKGEDAILDVLSIEIAGDTAVARVRDAYLGLMFLDTLSLIKVEGQWQIYNKLFHVEGEVNN; this is translated from the coding sequence ATGAACAACGAACAACAAATTCAACAAGTTATCACCACCTACTTTGAGTGCATGTACGAATCAAGTGCACAGAAAGCACACGATGCATTTCATCCTAACGCGATGATAACAGGTTACATTGGTGGCGGGTTGCAAGAGTCGACCGTTGGGCAATTCGCAGAGTTGGTTGCTTCTCATCAGCCGTCGCCAAAGGAAAAAGGCGAGGATGCCATTCTTGATGTGTTATCCATCGAAATTGCGGGTGATACGGCGGTGGCGAGAGTAAGAGATGCTTATCTCGGTTTAATGTTTTTAGATACGTTGTCACTGATTAAAGTCGAAGGGCAGTGGCAGATCTACAATAAGCTTTTCCATGTGGAAGGCGAAGTTAACAATTAA
- a CDS encoding tetratricopeptide repeat protein: protein MRILTIMAVAMVFLTACASVDQNINYGLNHYKMGLYNHAIPKLLSSTPELENSNPTDQRVTEAYLALGVMAEADKQFEKAEEFMKKALETAKNVNENKSTHIRNANNTLGHFYINQQHYTQAKTYLERALEISRQKNNDPVMLAIDLDNLALVHFELGDQVQSTTYSDEALRLIEKDINHQYYIRTKGIVLYHQGLRLEKLGENKKALGRYNSSIEAFELLANKHSYESWRIDVVTKSKDALLAKMADE, encoded by the coding sequence TTGAGAATCCTAACAATTATGGCTGTAGCTATGGTTTTTTTGACCGCTTGTGCGAGCGTTGATCAGAACATTAATTATGGTTTAAACCACTACAAAATGGGATTGTACAATCATGCTATTCCTAAGCTCTTAAGCAGTACGCCGGAGTTAGAAAACTCAAACCCAACAGATCAAAGGGTTACAGAAGCATATTTAGCTCTCGGGGTTATGGCCGAGGCTGATAAGCAGTTCGAGAAAGCTGAAGAGTTTATGAAAAAAGCGCTAGAAACGGCGAAGAATGTGAATGAAAACAAGAGCACACACATAAGAAATGCTAACAATACTCTTGGTCATTTTTATATTAACCAACAACATTACACTCAGGCGAAAACTTATCTTGAACGCGCACTTGAGATTAGTCGCCAAAAGAATAATGACCCTGTAATGCTAGCGATAGATCTTGATAATTTAGCACTTGTCCATTTTGAGCTAGGTGATCAGGTACAATCGACGACATACTCAGACGAAGCATTACGGTTGATAGAAAAAGATATAAACCATCAATACTATATACGCACGAAAGGCATTGTTTTATATCACCAAGGACTAAGATTAGAAAAGTTAGGTGAGAACAAGAAAGCACTGGGTCGTTACAATAGTTCAATAGAAGCCTTTGAATTATTGGCCAACAAACACTCCTACGAATCATGGCGAATTGATGTTGTCACCAAGTCAAAAGACGCTTTATTAGCCAAAATGGCTGATGAGTAA